One part of the Ornithodoros turicata isolate Travis chromosome 2, ASM3712646v1, whole genome shotgun sequence genome encodes these proteins:
- the LOC135386254 gene encoding uncharacterized protein LOC135386254, whose translation MGKSKKKSKKDASATEGPKEPKKKETKPNEAPTGTKLPEQPESKKEKKEKKSKHKKKKKQKKSEVSSPAPSTLPSSNEDRDKTLEAGKNDTVVAGKVGESESPGMTGQVADHHVEDTANEADKPRVSPPEEPPPGATTTAAEGTTGFIKEEPPPAATTTAAEGTTDFIKEEPPNSVPPECPESTKQKPSTSEAKSTVEADASSVAGWATLGWATFQKSDSASGLVESASKLEAASSSKTESQPNLKEKEVDKQTRPVKVTKLERTSKSATKKQIDADHTEHDALEESLLEDEVTSELQTLSETDAANDEKKVVSTKKPDKRNMPRLKILHIKDRTLPPKSEQVPPKSVAAAPPDKKAVEMRRKKRGESVASTESVQSADDRPSSPDDEREILLAILEVLRRDRTPQVDVKTAVPKSPTNIPSALPSESLEAARLPSSVVLHSQGPGYAEAYARACAPSQGALKQPISALPTEAPNQSGVEKPQQQFSFRSRPMQAFVGIHSQAGVPSTASRAIETRFTPVLAARMPLASEPPLDRTFSNVSLDDAFMARSFRGIPGTSNWDGQDYSYDSLRPTVSHTRREPVFRPFVVDGRALLTSGQRPSVQPLRKATTADNLRGATQVQQGLEYGIPEERMRRNRVDTHLIHQDTQTKWPSDYSKPAYLGGTGHGPQGVIGGQNSRTFSAEYNEGSKTYSSILGMPNQEQIHVCNVIEPDETIIGTSQAPRRKIHFACGIGEGGTQWMSTSTVVEDIVPEVTMPEAYEAEICESPREANEIMKRESEVKDEIQCGSCGRPSLGRPSSEPRSARSVGELNRWPCNCDCCKAGFCVASEHLSRGTSAFGLGKKTLKKCLFIISDAEKEIEVRIPQDEDHICHTLPQLYTFDTGRDSVMRSPLLRDRSVLTTPPPLAKRVSAATQVYEECGGVVTPSVINASILSPFKRLEEGIVSDAAIQASRPSELSLPPAVEEYGGIARTPSVGHGILSHFTRLQESVVGDATLKPRSPSVRSRRLSWEESVHDALQQVDTGAELLHQTLDEVHPDIRNLIQVTRRKSDHGVVRSGQTSPVGCKSGTQGVTPDRVEPDIPRSLGSPAAPQIGGITPSEVEPWILQSVQRSGGLSYATPPHTGPAIPCCVQSCPPQPFFNITSSPAAAGIPRSVQTTPGIQLSHMTPGQINPPMSEQAWGPEVNVPSSKHQLEEDIFIGQPPQGPGAGQQYLLEAQYLQALRPVYPVLTPEYHYLPSAPAVSPAAVPVVAVTGTQEAVETKPNVPREPQHERFNLERSASLFPETGLVLVIVALSLIWIVYLLVSSSVGQSRQGARKMFSDWISYFKGAVTDSGNATTEHNTYFVDHQRTTATPAKESEEKLTTAVLVGTKASMSSTFLASVVATQASTSAPPSSTLLLRPSTPLTMPSSLSSTTLLTLLTTPPTSTVSSVDAFDSFWTASVGIFDSLWASSSATRFLPSWWFLSTPFSTAPPHVPQPGLLHHPRRPTSSTTAYICETEFCLREAFFLNRTLGKDPCDNFYEYACKNVIERWQPGLGSTISTDTLLVEDLEDRALKFLTDPTRRDMQLVREILEDCTTSEPSKKDAEVMSIISAYTPSGTWPMRREKIATQDIWLMAGRILKDFGINALVKATFHSRPTGKLLVIDSADVIYMEKDNDQILHTVKQATDDFLTRAHSSADEESIAQNIVDVALALGTAGPRRGELRLLNASKVHHGVILLLKTVFYKVPSIIMLESRDVLVSVTRTVDRYSSAVIDYLAFRILLYFAPFLGIPALIDLFPLTLSMTPTDPERLCSRLLEHVFPITYMRALSLALGQLALIHTWTSQVESHFLAYLPTLAWLTGVRGGKWEALLAKHRLQKTLKLAHFFPLRASSDKTWRTHAKRLRTSLLKVPSTLDRVRTAARIVAKESYIGSALAVEVEYFARRRFMHVPVGIWNMSVPPNSTHSAFHMARYAVRIYRSLLRVLRPNGNFDDTPLYSHASNQRLRFLYRCLEDDIRAMPQQLRSGLDLRIQGNVLLEQAVAVILAHRAFQHLLTTKRIWGIDFRLKGLEHLSSDQLFFVYFALDNCERTDETSWRRSALPPAQVRVNAALRQNKLFARAFGCKFGSAMKAHRHCPLVS comes from the exons ATGGGGAAATCGAAAAAGAAATCGAAGAAGGACGCCTCCGCTACAGAAGGTCCCAAGGaaccaaagaaaaaagaaacgaaacctAATGAAGCGCCCACCGGGACGAAGTTGCCGGAACAGCCggagagcaaaaaagaaaaaaaagaaaaaaaatcaaaacacaagaaaaagaagaaacaaaagaaatccGAAGTTTCGTCCCCCGCACCATCGACACTACCAAGTAGCAACGAAGACCGTGACAAGACACTCGAAGCTGGCAAAAACGACACCGTAGTCGCCGGAAAAGTCGGAGAGTCGGAAAGCCCGGGAATGACTGGGCAGGTGGCTGATCACCACGTCGAGGACACTGCGAATGAGGCGGACAAACCGCGAGTTAGTCCGCCTGAGGAACCACCGCCGGGAGCCACCACTACCGCCGCCGAGGGAACCACCGGCTTCATCAAGGAGGAACCACCGCCGGCAGCCACCACTACCGCCGCCGAGGGAACCACCGACTTCATCAAGGAGGAACCTCCCAATTCTGTGCCGCCTGAGTGTCCAGAATCGACGAAACAAAAACCTAGCACATCCGAGGCAAAGTCCACGGTTGAGGCCGATGCTTCTTCCGTCGCGGGCTGGGCAACGCTGGGCTGGGCAACCTTCCAGAAATCTGACAGCGCTTCCGGGCTCGTTGAGTCAGCGAGCAAGCTTGAAGCGGCGAGCTCCAGCAAAACAGAGTCGCAACCTaacttgaaagaaaaagaagttgaCAAACAGACCCGTCCAGTTAAGGTGACTAAGCTAGAGAGAACTTCGAAGTCAGCAACGAAGAAACAAATTGATGCAGATCATACGGAACACGACGCGCTGGAAGAAAGCCTGCTCGAAGATGAGGTCACCTCTGAACTTCAAACCCTTTCGGAGACAGATGCGGCGAATGACGAGAAAAAGGTGGTATCCACGAAGAAACCAGATAAGAGAAATATGCCTAGGTTAAAAATACTTCATATCAAAGATAGGACACTGCCTCCTAAATCTGAACAAGTTCCCCCAAAAAGTGTAGCAGCAGCTCCCCCTGACAAGAAGGCAGTTGAAATGCGTCGAAAGAAGAGAGGAGAGTCCGTAGCGTCAACAGAATCTGTGCAGTCCGCCGATGACCGTCCTAGTAGTCCAGACGACGAACGAGAGATTCTTTTGGCCATACTTGAAGTCTTACGCAGGGACCGCACACCACAAGTGGATGTGAAGACAGCGGTGCCAAAAAGTCCGACGAACATACCTTCTGCTTTGCCCTCGGAGTCTCTCGAGGCAGCTCGATTGCCTTCTTCGGTCGTACTTCATTCTCAAGGTCCTGGATATGCCGAGGCGTATGCTCGTGCATGCGCTCCATCTCAGGGGGCATTGAAGCAGCCAATATCTGCATTACCTACTGAGGCCCCCAATCAGTCAGGCGTTGAGAAGCCCCAGCAGCAATTCTCTTTTCGATCACGACCAATGCAAGCGTTTGTCGGAATTCATTCACAGGCAGGTGTTCCAAGTACTGCCTCGCGCGCAATCGAAACTCGGTTTACACCGGTATTGGCTGCAAGAATGCCTTTGGCAAGCGAACCACCGTTGGACCGCACCTTTTCAAACGTTTCTCTGGATGACGCATTCATGGCACGTTCCTTTCGAGGAATACCAGGTACTTCGAACTGGGACGGCCAAGATTATAGTTACGACTCTCTGAGACCAACAGTGTCCCACACCAGGCGGGAACCTGTCTTCAGGCCTTTTGTCGTGGACGGGAGGGCCCTGCTTACATCAGGGCAGAGGCCTTCGGTGCAGCCCCTTCGAAAAGCTACCACCGCCGATAATCTGCGAGGCGCGACACAAGTTCAGCAGGGCTTAGAATACGGTATACCAGAGGAACGAATGCGAAGAAACCGCGTAGATACACACCTCATACACCAAGAtactcaaacgaaatggccttCAGATTATTCGAAGCCAGCATACCTCGGCGGAACAGGACACGGTCCCCAAGGTGTTATCGGTGGACAAAACTCCAGAACATTCTCAGCGGAATACAACGAGGGTTCCAAGACCTACTCGAGCATACTGGGGATGCCTAACCAGGAGCAGATTCATGTCTGTAATGTAATCGAACCCGATGAAACCATAATTGGCACTAGCCAAGCACCGCGACGGAAGATCCATTTCGCTTGCGGAATTGGTGAAGGCGGTACTCAATGGATGAGTACGTCCACGGTGGTGGAAGACATAGTGCCGGAAGTGACCATGCCAGAAGCGTACGAAGCCGAAATCTGCGAATCTCCGCGTGAGGCAAATGAAATCATGAAGCGCGAATCTGAAGTGAAGGACGAGATACAATGCGGATCATGCGGCAGACCTAGCCTGGGACGTCCAAGCTCGGAGCCACGTTCCGCAAGATCAGTGGGAGAACTTAACAGATGGCCATGTAACTGCGACTGTTGTAAAGCTGGATTCTGCGTAGCTTCTGAACACTTGTCGAGAGGGACATCGGCTTTTGGGTTGGGAAAGAAAACTTTAAAGAAGTGCCTGTTCATTATCTCGGACgcagaaaaagaaatagaagtGCGAATACCACAGGACGAAGATCATATCTGTCACACCCTCCCACAATTGTATACGTTTGATACCGGACGGGATTCCGTGATGAGGTCGCCTCTGCTCCGAGACCGTAGCGTTTTGACTACACCGCCTCCTCTTGCGAAACGCGTTTCTGCTGCTACGCAGGTTTATGAAGAATGTGGAGGCGTTGTTACACCATCCGTGATCAATGCTAGCATCCTATCGCCCTTTAAGAGACTCGAAGAGGGTATAGTTAGCGATGCTGCAATACAAGCGAGTAGGCCATCTGAGCTGTCACTCCCTCCTGCAGTCGAAGAGTACGGTGGCATCGCCAGAACCCCTAGTGTCGGTCATGGAATACTATCACATTTCACTAGACTACAGGAAAGTGTAGTTGGCGACGCTACGCTAAAACCAAGAAGCCCATCCGTACGAAGTCGAAGATTGTCGTGGGAAGAAAGCGTTCACGATGCCCTGCAGCAAGTAGATACGGGCGCCGAACTTCTACACCAAACGCTGGATGAGGTGCACCCAGATATAAGGAATCTGATCCAAGTCACGCGCCGTAAATCGGATCATGGCGTTGTTAGGTCGGGACAAACGAGCCCAGTGGGTTGCAAAAGCGGTACGCAGGGTGTGACTCCTGACCGGGTTGAACCAGATATCCCGCGTTCGCTAGGAAGCCCCGCTGCCCCACAGATCGGTGGTATTACACCGTCTGAAGTTGAACCTTGGATTCTCCAATCTGTACAACGTTCAGGCGGCCTCAGTTACGCGACACCTCCTCACACTGGCCCCGCTATACCTTGTTGTGTGCAAAGTTGTCCCCCTCAACCATTCTTTAATATTACGTCGTCTCCAGCTGCAGCCGGTATTCCACGTTCGGTTCAAACCACTCCTGGTATACAACTGAGCCATATGACACCAGGCCAAATAAATCCGCCCATGTCAGAGCAGGCGTGGGGTCCAGAGGTTAACGTACCCAGTTCAAAGCATCAACTTGAAGAGGACATCTTCATAGGCCAACCTCCACAGGGTCCTGGCGCTGGTCAACAATATCTCTTGGAAGCACAATATCTGCAAGCGTTACGCCCTGTTTATCCTGTTTTGACTCCTGAGTATCATTACTTGCCTTCTGCACCTGCTGTGTCACCAGCGGCAGTGCCTGTAGTAGCCGTCACAGGAACACAGGAGGCAGTAGAAACCAAGCCCAACGTGCCACGCGAACCACAACATGAAAGGTTCAACTTGGAGCGCTCAGCTTCATTGTTCCCTGAGACTGGACTAGTCCTAGTTATCGTGGCATTATCTTTGATTTGGATTGTCTATCTATTAGTTAGCAGTTCCGTAGGTCAGTCGCGGCAGGGAGCACGGAAAATGTTCTCGGACTGGATCAGCTACTTCAAAGGCGCTGTCACAGATTCGGGCAACGCTACAACCGAACATAATACATATTTCGTGGACCATCAACGGACAACGGCAACTCCAGCCAAGGAAAGCGAAGAAAAGTTGACGACAGCTGTCTTGGTGGGGACTAAGGCATCGATGTCGTCGACATTTTTGGCTTCAGTGGTTGCAACGCAGGCTTCTACTTCCGCGCCCCCTTCATCAACACTGCTGCTTAGACCATCGACTCCATTGACTATGCCTTCATCACTTTCATCAACGACATTGTTGACTTTGTTAACGACGCCGCCGACTTCAACGGTCTCATCGGTCGACGCATTTGACTCGTTCTGGACTGCATCAGTCGGCATCTTTGATTCATTGTGGGCTTCATCATCGGCAACACGTTTCTTGCCTTCATGGTGGTTTTTGTCAACCCCGTTTTCGACTGCGCCACCACACGTGCCACAGCCTGGGTTACTGCATCATCCACGTAGACCAACTTCGTCAACAACAGCGTACATCTGTGAGACCGAATTCTGCCTCCGAGAAGCATTTTTTCTAAACAGAACGTTGGGAAAAGACCCGTGCGACAACTTCTACGAATATGCGTGTAAGAACGTCATTGAGCGATGGCAACCCGGACTCGGTTCTACCATCTCGACCGACACGCTCCTTGTGGAAGACCTGGAGGACCGAGCTTTGAAGTTTTTGACAGACCCTACCAGACGGGATATGCAGCTGGTTAGAGAGATCCTTGAGGACTGCACGACATCCGAACCTTCTAAGAAGGACGCCGAAGTTATGAGCATAATCTCAGCGTacaccccttctgggacctggCCAATGAGGCGCGAAAAGATTGCCACGCAGGATATTTGGCTAATGGCTGGTCGTATCTTGAAGGATTTTGGGATAAACGCTTTAGTCAAAGCCACTTTTCATTCGAGACCGACAGGGAAATTGTTGGTTATTGATTCTGCAGACGTAATTTACATGGAGAAGGACAACGATCAAATACTCCACACTGTGAAACAAGCCACCGATGACTTTTTGACACGTGCGCACTCCAGTGCTGATGAGGAGTCTATCGCGCAGAACATCGTAGACGTGGCACTTGCTCTTGGAACTGCTGGGCCTCGCAGAGGAGAACTACGTCTACTAAATGCCTCTAAGGTGCATCACGGCGTGATCTTGCTCTTGAAAACAGTGTTCTACAAAGTTCCTTCGATTATTATGTTAGAATCGAGAGACGTCCTTGTCTCCGTCACAAGGACGGTCGACCGTTACTCATCCGCTGTCATCGACTATTTGGCATTTAGGATTCTCCTGTACTTCGCTCCTTTCTTGGGGATTCCCGCGTTGATCGATCTCTTTCCGCTGACACTCTCGATGACGCCGACAGATCCTGAGCGACTGTGCTCCAGGCTCTTGGAGCATGTGTTTCCGATAACGTACATGCGAGCCTTGTCTCTCGCGTTAGGGCAACTGGCTCTGATTCATACGtggacgtcacaagtggaaagCCACTTTCTCGCGTATCTGCCAACGCTTGCCTGGTTGACGGGGGTAAGAGGAGGCAAATGGGAAGCTCTCCTCGCTAAACATCGTTTACAGAAAACGCTCAAGTTGGCACATTTCTTTCCACTTCGCGCTTCAAGCGACAAGACTTGGAGAACTCACGCGAAGCGGCTGCGTACCTCGCTGTTAAAAGTGCCTAGCACACTGGACCGTGTGAGAACTGCGGCGCGAATCGtagccaaggaaagctacataGGATCTGCTCTTGCGGTTGAG GTCGAGTACTTCGCCAGGCGCAGGTTTATGCATGTCCCCGTTGGAATTTGGAACATGAGTGTACCTCCCAACAGCACACACTCTGCCTTCCACATGGCGCGCTATGCCGTCCGCATCTACAGAAGCCTTCTACGCGTACTGCGACCGAACGGCAACTTCGATGACACTCCACTCTATAGCCATGCTTCGAACCAAAGGTTGCGCTTTCTTTACCGATGCCTAGAAGACGATATTCGAGCGATGCCGCAGCAGTTGAGAAGTGGCCTCGATCTCCGCATACAGGGCAACGTCCTTCTGGAACAAGCCGTCGCGGTGATACTGGCTCACCGAGCTTTCCAACACCTGCTCACTACGAAGAGGATATGGGGAATAGACTTCCGTCTTAAGGGCCTGGAACATCTCTCGTCCGACCAGCTCTTCTTCGTGTATTTCGCGTTGGACAATTGTGAGCGCACCGACGAAACATCGTGGAGAAGATCAGCGCTGCCTCCAGCGCAAGTGCGCGTGAATGCGGCCTTGAGGCAGAACAAGCTGTTCGCGCGTGCGTTCGGATGTAAGTTTGGGAGTGCCATGAAGGCCCACCGTCACTGCCCTCTCGTATCATAA
- the LOC135386261 gene encoding thyroglobulin-like yields MKDQRYDDMMPRCIVGFLNLTAMEKEMRSDNDTTLVGMDTPYCDPDGSYAPKQCKDDRCYCVRPDGRPYDNQDTVPRYSVEEQEMTCNCLREKELLSSAEVPMTMLIRTFLRHRCARNGNYLPLQCTTFSSCRCVDKDGFQNSPDVMVSERHSLPCYKREYDRYFREEIEEFE; encoded by the exons ATGAAGGATCAACGATACGACGACATGATGCCGCGCTGCATAGTGGGCTTCTTGAACTTGACAGCGATGGAAAAAGAGATGCGAAGCGACAATGACACTACTCTTGTTGGTATGGATACGCCGTATTGCGATCCAGACGGAAGTTATGCTCCGAAACAGTGCAAGGATGACAG GTGTTACTGCGTTCGACCGGATGGGAGACCCTACGACAATCAAGACACCGTTCCCCGGTATTCAGTGGAAGAGCAAGAGATGACTTGCA ATTGCTTGCGTGAAAAGGAGTTGTTGAGCAGCGCGGAAGTTCCGATGACCATGCTGATAAGGACGTTCCTGCGACATCGATGCGCTCGCAACGGGAACTACCTTCCACTTCAATGCACCACGTTCTCGTCTTGTCGATGCGTCGACAAGGACGGCTTCCAAAACTCTCCGGACGTCATGGTATCCGAGCGACACAGTTTGCCCTGCTACAAGAGAGAGTACGACCGGTACTTTCGCGAGGAAATCGAAGAATTCGAGTGA